A single genomic interval of Daucus carota subsp. sativus chromosome 1, DH1 v3.0, whole genome shotgun sequence harbors:
- the LOC135151643 gene encoding uncharacterized protein LOC135151643, which yields MCHLETVRQYDNEALSDYMKRFQEAINKISNLDERETLSIFRRNLDPEQNERYVVELINKEPQSLAAAYAMAAKFIKETDVLQAMRMTRQGSSKGKQVEDRPRKEYHQDKKFKPDRQTNFIQQSGSKRTNQQGSGSRSDPGPNKATREPKPEPEWTPLNRSREDILKEVRDKPFYYPPKPMQTPPESRPTNRHCDYHGTHGHKTENCISLKYFIEEQISKGNMGQYVARNTADKTGGSGKQKNVVNVVLGGSCSPPPSPDSCQEVMSIQAFPEQVISFSSKDFEGVTRGHNQALVVTLDMAENEVRRILVDNGSSANILFKHTMDRMELGSIRMNDYREDPLYGFGNSIVPVLGTLYLPVRFGTLPNQVTHTIKFYVTDTPSPYNVIIGRPGLNKIEAITSIPHLKFKFPTPFGVGEVRGDSATAGMCYSQALVMAETHMDNKRKATVFQKQKSNKKHRPYPRTNPKGEVQVIDLDPGSQNPGATNPDPGQSNQKATMSPAQNFVEKNTDARIQQMISAQELTKVEAAVETESVLIEKDNPTRKIKIGKGLDTVFKEELIQLLRSYADVFAWSSDDMPGLDESLAMHSLDVDPKKKPVKQKRRNFAPERQKAIDEEVGKLMKADIICEIKYPEWLANVVMVKKANGKWRMCVDYTDLNAACPKDPYPLPSIDQLIDATSGQLMLSFMDAFSGYNQVKMNPADIAKTAFITHRAVYAYKLMPFGLRNAGSTYQKAMNEIFKDQLGRNLECYVDDIISKSTSVPGHISDLKECFENMRRTKLKLNPDKCTFGVEAGKFLGFMVSNRGIEANPEKIKAVQEMQPPRTQREVQKLAGSLAALRRFVSKLAERCLPFFELLKGAKNQKSVEWTPDCQKALEEIKTYLSKPPILTKALPGEPLYLYLSAGPLAVGAALIREEAGQQKPVYYVSQVLKDAETRYPNLEKFSFALVTASRKLRHYFQGREIRIVTDQPLRKIIHKPDISGRLVNWAIELSQFSLTFLPRTAVKAQVLADFVVECNFPENQTTPMETEPKAPVDSNPGSWILHVDGSSTTERSGAGLILKSPDGFTIKTAISFGFAATNNQAEYEALLAGLKLVRTLSIRNLTIYSDSQIVVRQTNGEYLAKDPTLTKYQALVKSYLTLIPGCRILQVNREENAEADNLSRLVQNSADLDSSVYFEELHKPTIEHEEVFKISNDPTWMTPLINYIEKGELPEDKGKAQRLKAKAAKFFVEGGILFRRTYSAPILKCIGPEESEYCLREVYEGICGDHMSAKSLAHKIIRQGYYWPTIHQDAMEFVKRCKNCQLFSNVPRVSPVLPSSVLSPIPFAVWGIDIMGPFPRAKGDLRYLLVSIDYMTKWVEAKAMRTINQQDVIRFMDNILMRFGLPRVLVSDNGPQFIGSDFESYLTERGIKHKKSSVAYPQGNGQVEVTNRILLRGIEKRLEESKSKWPEELPHVLWSYRTSPRTSTGETPFKLAYGTEAMLPIEVRSPSHRAINFDEIANEEGLRVNLDLVDEVRDQAVARMEKYKEKTRDHFSKKSRVRNFQTGDLVLRDTEASDPTNTGKLMPKWEGPYKVKEVLRPGTYKLEHMDGSEVSNTWHGLRLRKFYQ from the coding sequence ATGTGTCACCTGGAAACGGTTCGCCAGTATGACAATGAGGCACTCTCAGACTACATGAAACGTTTccaggaagcaatcaacaaaatttccaaCCTGGATGAGCGTGAGACTCTGAGCATATTCCGAAGAAACCTGGACCCGGAGCAAAATGAGAGATATGTGGTCGAGTTGATCAACAAAGAACCCCAGAGCCTGGCAGCTGCCTATGCCATGGCCGCAAAATTCATTAAGGAAACCGATGTGCTCCAAGCAATGAGGATGACCCGACAGGGAAGTTCAAAAGGGAAGCAGGTCGAGGATAGACCCCGGAAAGAATATCACCAGGATAAGAAATTCAAACCGGACAGACAGACAAATTTCATCCAGCAATCAGGTTCCAAGAGGACCAACCAACAGGGATCCGGGTCCAGAAGTGACCCCGGTCCAAACAAAGCAACCAGGGAACCAAAACCAGAGCCCGAATGGACTCCTCTAAACAGATCCCGCGAAGACATACTCAAGGAGGTCAGGGACAAACCCTTCTACTACCCACCAAAACCCATGCAGACTCCTCCTGAAAGCAGACCCACCAACAGACACTGTGACTATCATGGCACCCATGGTCACAAAACCGAAAACTGCATATCCCTCAAGTACTTCATTGAAGAACAGATCAGTAAAGGAAACATGGGACAATACGTAGCCCGGAACACGGCTGACAAAACAGGAGGATCCGGGAAGCAGAAAAACGTTGTCAACGTGGTACTGGGCGGATCCTGCTCCCCTCCCCCCAGCCCGGACTCCTGTCAAGAAGTAATGTCCATTCAAGCCTTCCCCGAACAAGTGATttccttcagcagcaaggaCTTCGAAGGAGTCACCCGGGGTCACAATCAAGCCTTAGTGGTAACCCTCGATATGGCCGAAAATGAAGTGAGGAGGATCCTGGTAGACAACGGCTCTTCAGCCAACATTCTGTTCAAACACACCATGGATCGAATGGAACTAGGAAGCATCCGGATGAACGACTACAGGGAGGATCCTTTATATGGATTCGGGAACAGCATTGTCCCGGTCCTTGGCACACTTTATCTCCCGGTCCGATTCGGAACTCTCCCGAACCAAGTCACCCACACCATCAAATTCTATGTGACGGATACACCCTCCCCTTACAACGTGATCATCGGCCGCCCAGGTCTGAACAAGATCGAAGCTATTACTTCCATCCCACACCTAAAGTTCAAGTTCCCAACCCCGTTCGGGGTAGGGGAAGTCAGAGGAGATTCGGCAACGGCCGGGATGTGTTACAGCCAAGCCTTGGTCATGGCGGAAACCCATATGGACAACAAGAGAAAGGCTACCGTCTTCCAAAAACAGAAAAGCAACAAAAAACATCGACCTTACCCGAGAACAAACCCTAAGGGTGAAGTCCAGGTCATCGACCTAGACCCGGGCAGTCAGAACCCGGGAGCAACCAACCCTGATCCTGGACAAAGCAACCAGAAAGCAACCATGAGCCCAGCTCAAAATTTTGTTGAAAAGAACACCGATGCCCGGATCCAACAAATGATCTCGGCACAAGAATTGACTAAGGTCGAAGCTGCGGTCGAAACCGAGTCTGTCCTGATCGAGAAAGACAACCCGACAAGGAAGATCAAAATTGGAAAAGGCCTGGATACCGTCTTTAAAGAAGAACTCATCCAACTACTTCGGAGCTACGCAGATGTTTTCGCTTGGAGCTCGGACGACATGCCCGGGTTGGATGAATCATTGGCGATGCACAGCCTTGACGTTGATCCCAAAAAGAAACCTGTTAAACAGAAGCGAAGGAATTTTGCCCCGGAGAGGCAGAAGGCAATAGACGAGGAAGTCGGGAAATTAATGAAGGCGGACATCATATGTGAAATCAAATACCCGGAATGGCTCGCCAACGTagtcatggtcaagaaagcgaatggaaagtggaggatgtgtgtcgaCTACACGGATCTGAATGCAGCATGCCCCAAGGACCCTTATCCTCTACCAAGCATTGACCAGCTTATCGATGCCACGTCCGGACAGCTGATGCTAAGTTTCATGGATGCTTTCTCCGGGTACAACCAGGTCAAGATGAACCCAGCAGACATAGCCAAAACAGCCTTCATAACTCATCGGGCGGTATATGCCTACAAACTGATGCCTTTCGGGTTAAGAAACGCCGGGTCTACATACCAGAAggcaatgaatgaaattttcaaagaCCAACTGGGAAGGAACTTGGAATGCTACGTCGACGATATAATCTCCAAATCTACTTCAGTACCAGGACACATTTCAGACCTTAAAGAATGTTTTGAGAACATGAGAAGGACTAAGCTAAAACTCAACCCGGACAAATGCACCTTTGGGGTAGAAGCTGGAAAATTTTTGGGTTTCATGGTGAGCAACCGGGGAATCGAAGCCAACCCGGAAAAGATTAAGGCAGTACAAGAGATGCAACCACCCCGGACTCAGAGGGAGGTCCAAAAGCTAGCAGGGTCCTTAGCGGCACTCCGAAGGTTTGTCTCCAAGCTAGCTGAAAGATGTCTACCATTCTTTGAATTGCTGAAAGGAgcgaaaaatcaaaaatcagtgGAATGGACCCCGGATTGCCAAAAAGCCCTTGAAGAAATCAAGACATACCTATCCAAGCCTCCGATCCTGACGAAGGCTTTACCCGGAGAACCTCTATACCTATACCTGTCGGCCGGACCCCTTGCTGTCGGGGCAGCCTTGATCCGGGAAGAAGCCGGGCAACAGAAGCCTGTCTACTATGTCAGCCAAGTCCTCAAAGATGCGGAGACCAGGTACcccaacttagaaaaattttcattTGCACTGGTCACCGCATCCAGGAAGCTCAGACACTACTTTCAAGGAAGAGAGATCAGGATTGTCACGGACCAACCGTTAAGGAAAATTATTCACAAACCAGACATATCCGGGAGACTGGTGAACTGGGCAATCGAGCTCAGCCAGTTCAGCCTAACATTTCTACCCCGGACAGCAGTCAAAGCCCAGGTCCTGGCAGATTTCGTAGTAGAGTGCAACTTCCCAGAAAATCAAACAACTCCCATGGAGACCGAACCAAAAGCCCCGGTAGACTCTAACCCGGGGTCTTGGATACTACATGTCGACGGCTCCTCAACAACCGAAAGGTCAGGAGCCGGGCTAATCCTGAAGAGCCCGGACGGGTTCACCATCAAAACAGCAATCTCCTTCGGTTTCGCAGCAACCAACAACCAAGCGGAATACGAAGCCCTTCTAGCAGGTTTAAAGTTAGTCCGGACCCTGTCTATCCGAAATCTCACCATCTACAGTGATTCCCAGATCGTGGTCAGGCAGACCAATGGAGAATACCTTGCCAAAGACCCGACCCTGACCAAGTATCAAGCCTTGGTGAAAAGCTACCTTACTCTGATCCCCGGATGCAGGATCTTGCAAGTCAACAGGGAAGAGAATGCTGAAGCAGACAACCTCTCCAGGCTGGTCCAAAATTCAGCGGACCTAGATAGCTCAGTCTATTTCGAAGAATTGCACAAGCCAACAATAGAACATGAGGAGGTTTTCAAGATCAGCAACGACCCTACCTGGATGACTCCCCTGATCAACTACATAGAGAAGGGAGAGTTACCCGAAGACAAGGGGAAAGCGCAACGGCTGAAGGCTAAGGCAGCCAAGTTTTTTGTTGAAGGCGGGATCCTATTCCGACGAACTTACTCAGCCCCGATCCTGAAATGTATCGGTCCGGAAGAGTCCGAGTATTGTCTAAGAGAAGTATACGAAGGAATATGTGGAGACCACATGTCGGCCAAAAGCTTAGCCCACAAAATCATCAGACAGGGGTACTACTGGCCGACTATCCACCAGGATGCAATGGAATTTGTGAAAAGATGCAAGAACTGTCAACTGTTCAGCAACGTGCCCCGGGTAAGCCCTGTCCTACCTTCTTCAGTTTTATCCCCAATCCCGTTTGCTGTATGGGGGATAGACATCATGGGACCTTTTCCCCGGGCTAAAGGAGACCTCAGATACCTGCTTGTCTCCATTGATTATATGACCAAGTGGGTCGAGGCCAAGGCAATGAGAACAATCAACCAACAAGATGTCATCCGGTTCATGGATAACATCCTAATGAGATTCGGGCTACCAAGAGTCCTGGTATCAGACAATGGACCCCAGTTCATAGGGTCGGATTTTGAAAGCTACCTGACTGAAAGAGGCATCAAACACAAGAAGTCTTCAGTCGCCTACCCTCAAGGGAATGGCCAGGTAGAAGTTACTAACCGGATCCTCTTGAGAGGAATTGAGAAGAGGTTGGAAGAAAGCAAGAGCAAGTGGCCGGAAGAACTACCACATGTTCTCTGGTCATACCGAACCAGTCCCCGGACAAGCACCGGAGAAACTCCCTTCAAGTTGGCCTATGGAACGGAGGCAATGCTCCCAATCGAAGTCAGGTCACCTTCCCACAGAGCGATCAACTTTGATGAAATTGCGAACGAGGAAGGACTCCGGGTCAACTTGGACCTAGTGGATGAAGTTCGAGATCAGGCGGTCGCAAGGATGGAAAAATACAAGGAAAAAACCCGGGATCACTTTAGCAAAAAGTCCCGGGTCAGAAACTTTCAAACAGGAGACCTGGTCCTACGAGACACCGAAGCCTCTGATCCGACCAACACAGGCAAGCTGATGCCTAAGTGGGAAGGCCCTTACAAAGTCAAAGAAGTCCTAAGGCCGGGCACCTACAAATTGGAGCATATGGACGGGTCAGAAGTATCTAACACCTGGCATGGCCTCAGGTTAAGGAAATTCTATCAGTAA
- the LOC108204794 gene encoding kinesin-like protein KIN-12E — protein MPFISEAASAIKSRFGFHDRNSEHNPTPIRSTPDVQTSKQQLLNSSALRNISSSDQTCFQIYEDPSFWKDHNVQVIIRLRPLSSSEVSLQGSGKCVRQDSNQTVTWTGHPESRFTFDIVADENVSQEMLFKVAGVPMVENCISGYNSCMFAYGQTGSGKTHTMLGDIEGGTRRHSVNCGMTPRVFEYLFSRIQKEKEARREEKIRYTCKCSFLEIYNEQILDLLDPSSINLQIREDTKKGVYVDNLTEVEVSSSRDVLQQLVQGSANRKVAATNMNRASSRSHSVFTCIIESKWESQGVTHHRFARLNLVDLAGSERQKSSGAEGERLKEATNINKSLSTLGLVIMNLVSISNGKSLHVPYRDSKLTFLLQDSLGGNSKTTIIANISPSSCCSSETLSTLKFAQRAKFIKNHATVNEDASGDVLAMRMQIQQLKKEVSRLQNVVNGGAENLESDAWSVSFPGSPGSFKWEGLNGSFSPFKVDKRMSQKREYEVALVGAFRREKDKDMALQALTASNVAAMDLATQREKEVQGLKMRLRFRESGIKRLEDLASGKISAETHLLKEKEEYLQEIEMLRTQVDKNQDVTKFAMENLRLKEEIRRLKLISEEGEWERMNEQVTILQNKLLEALDWKLMHESDPSTNQRIVSEMVIDASNDINMLPSPKEPTSPWKAGVNEENEFLRMQAIQNQSEMESLRKKLNSCIGEKDKLERSLNDLSKELEAERSLQVAMKEDKQNSQLQFPPLISDQLITVASNDQIELKTMVDAIASASQREAKAQEIAVALSKENDELRMKLKILIEDNNKLIEIYEHAVAENTNKTNPLATEEEKTNNQSGHVIGFAEETVLQSKEVEDLQHQLAEMHEENEKLLGLYEKAMQERDELKRMLYSAERTTPINQREDINCLEMLARVGEGDSIDFNESSTPDKTVESAEADPLASYVHDEEKGTQLVDIPAETKFLQEESLFEVKVHDDYSIYSGSPRINDYLDIDEMPSFVDARSVIECDFMDHDFQETAPSVELEASGEDKMSTGLAQLNKSSDDTRIRVSKDLYSDLDKVQDMLSTSSSTISAYRSLESAVIEIGELSRKIEALDDSVIVKQQEHKSLKILSSEILENGSLIEKKLMALKYSVSNFSSSIDYFEQREGQARTILDQLISNINQKKEELRQLEVNRSKTEEAKKAIQQSKVELKSNIAELNSKIEEENRRLESEKVLIAIDDNKLEVHQWRGSKATDLLKAEEDKSKLQLQMKQVRQKLGLLREEYEDLGRKFEKVDYQTQLVRKEIHKGSEKVKEAEQKLQSIIEEKEFIQQAKDEGMTELENLIFEYQQYFFEYQLKGEELIILDEELQIDLEILEKLQTARSTAIKMNAQLLDEMGHSGSLSDNIVKELQKVRVFIRELKSLFGDDCSLN, from the exons ATGCCATTCATTTCGGAAGCGGCGAGTGCTATTAAGAGCAGATTTGGCTTCCACGACCGCAATTCGGAGCACAATCCCACACCCATTCGCAGCACTCCGGATGTGCAAACGTCGAAGCAGCAGCTGCTTAATTCTTCAGCTCTACGGAACATTTCGTCGTCGGATCAGACTTGTTTCCAGATTTACGAAGATCCTTCCTTCTGGAAGGACCACAATGTTCAG GTGATTATAAGACTACGTCCATTGAGTAGTTCCGAAGTATCTCTGCAAGGATCCGGTAAATGTGTCAGGCAAGATAGCAATCAGACTGTTACTTGGACTGGACATCCAGAATCACGCTTTACTTTTGATATTGTTGCGGATGAAAATGTTAGCCAG GAAATGCTATTCAAAGTGGCTGGAGTACCCATGGTGGAAAACTGTATAAGTGGCTATAATAGCTGCATGTTTGCATATGGGCAA ACTGGAAGTGGAAAGACTCACACAATGCTTGGTGACATTGAGGGTGGCACTCGAAGGCATAGTGTGAACTGTGGGATGACTCCTAGAGTTTTTGAATACTTATTCTCAAGAATTCAAAAG GAAAAGGAGGCACGCAGAGAGGAAAAGATCAGATACACTTGCAAATGTTcatttctggagatatacaatGAGCAAATTCTTGACCTTCTTGATCCTTCGTCTATCAACTTACAG ATAAGAGAAGACACTAAGAAGGGGGTTTATGTGGATAATCTTACTGAGGTGGAAGTTTCAAGCTCTCGAGATGTGCTTCAACAACTTGTTCAG GGCTCAGCAAATAGAAAGGTAGCTGCCACAAATATGAATCGTGCAAGTAGTCGTTCTCATAGTGTATTTACATGCATCATAGAAAGTAAA TGGGAATCTCAAGGTGTGACCCATCATCGCTTTGCCAGGCTTAACCTTGTTGATTTAGCAGGCTCTGAGAG gCAGAAGAGTTCTGGCGCTGAAGGTGAACGCCTTAAAGAAGCTACCAACATCAACAAGTCTCTTTCGACATTGGG ACTTGTGATTATGAATCTTGTGAGTATATCTAATGGAAAATCACTGCATGTTCCTTACCGTGATTCAAAGCTCACATTCTTGCTTCAG GATTCTCTAGGAGGGAATTCGAAGACAACTATAATAGCAAATATTAGTCCTTCAAGCTG CTGTTCTTCGGAGACTCTAAGCACATTAAAGTTTGCTCAGCGGGCTAAATTCATTAAGAATCAT GCTACTGTCAATGAAGACGCTTCTGGAGACGTCCTTGCTATGAGGATGCAAATTCAGCAACTCAAG AAAGAAGTTTCACGGTTACAGAATGTAGTCAATGGAGGAGCTGAAAATCTTGAGAGTGACGCTTGGTCTGTATCCTTTCCAGGATCTCCAGGATCCTTTAAGTGGGAAGGGCTTAATGGATCATTTAGTCCATTCAAAGTTGATAAAAGGATGTCACAG AAAAGAGAGTACGAGGTTGCCCTTGTGGGAGCTTTCAGGAGGGAGAAGGACAAAGACATGGCATTGCAAGCATTGACTGCATCAAATGTGGCAGCAATGGATTTG GCTACACAAAGAGAAAAGGAGGTACAGGGATTGAAAATGAGATTAAGGTTCCGAGAATCTGGAATAAAGAGACTGGAAGATCTTGCTTCTGGGAAGATATCAGCCGAGACACACTTGCTGAAAGAAAAGGAAGAATACCTACAGGAAATTGAAATGCTGCGCACCCAGGTGGACAAGAATCAAGATGTCACAAAATTTGCCATGGAAAATCTGCGCCTAAAAGAGGAGATTAGACG ATTAAAATTAATCTCCGAGGAAGGTGAATGGGAAAGGATGAATGAACAGGTTACGATTTTACAGAATAAG TTACTCGAAGCCCTTGACTGGAAACTTATGCACGAATCTGATCCATCAACTAATCAG AGAATTGTATCTGAGATGGTTATTGATGCTTCAAATGATATTAACATGTTGCCTTCCCCCAAG GAACCAACATCACCTTGGAAGGCTGGAgtaaatgaagagaatgagttCCTACGAATGCAG GCTATTCAAAACCAATCAGAAATGGAGTCCCTACGCAAAAAACTCAATTCCTGCATTGGGGAGAAAGATAAATTGGAAAG GAGTCTAAATGACCTGAGCAAAGAACTAGAAGCAGAGAGATCATTACAAGTTGCCATGAAGGAAGATAAGCAAAACTCACAGCTCCAATTTCCTCCACTAATATCTGATCAACTGATAACTGTTGCTTCAAATGATCAAATCGAGCTCAAAACTATGGTTGATGCAATTGCTTCTGCAAGCCAAAGAGAAGCAAAAGCTCAAGAAATTGCAGTTGCCTTGTCCAAAGAAAATGATGAACTCAGGATGAAACTTAAGATATTGATTGAAGACAACAATAAACTGATTGAAATATACGAACATGCAGTTGCTGAAAATACGAATAAAACGAATCCCCTTGCTACCGAAGAAGAAAAAACTAATAACCAAAGTGGTCACGTAATTGGATTTGCTGAAGAGACTGTGCTacaaagtaaagaagtggaggaTTTACAACATCAACTTGCAGAAATGCatgaagagaatgagaagctactCGGTCTATACGAAAAAGCCATGCAAGAAAGGGATGAATTGAAAAGAATGCTTTATTCTGCTGAGAGGACGACTCCTATTAATCAGAGGGAAGACATTAATTGCCTCGAAATGCTTGCAAGGGTCGGTGAAGGAGATTCTATAGATTTCAATGAATCTTCCACACCTGACAAAACTGTCGAAAGTGCGGAAGCAGATCCTCTTGCATCATATGTGCATGATGAAGAGAAAGGTACCCAGTTGGTGGATATTCCTGCCGAAACTAAATTTCTACAAGAGGAGTCTCTCTTCGAAGTGAAGGTGCATGATGATTACAGCATATATTCTGGAAGTCCACGAATAAATGATTATCTTGACATAGATGAAATGCCAAGTTTTGTTGATGCAAGGAGTGTTATAGAGTGTGATTTTATGGACCACGATTTCCAAGAGACTGCACCATCTGTTGAGTTAGAAGCATCAGGTGAAGATAAAATGTCTACAGGTCTCGCTCAGTTGAATAAGTCATCAGATGACACTAGAATAAGGGTTTCGAAGGATTTGTATTCAGATCTGGACAAAGTTCAAGACATGCTTTCAACTTCATCCAGTACTATCTCTGCATATCGTTCGCTTGAGAGCGCAGTCATTGAGATTGGTGAACTCTCCAGAAAAATAGAAGCATTAGATGATAGTGTCATAGTTAAACAGCAGGAGCACAAGTCGTTAAAGATCCTCTCTTCAgagattctggaaaatggttcATTGATTGAAAAGAAGTTGATGGCACTCAAGTACTCTGTTTCAAACTTTTCCTCGTCAATCGATTATTTTGAGCAGCGAGAAGGTCAAGCAAGGACAATTTTAGACCAGTTGATATCTAATATAAACCAAAAGAAAGAGGAATTAAGGCAACTCGAAGTTAACAGAAGCAAAACTGAAGAGGCCAAGAAAGCAATTCAGCAATCTAAAGTTGAACTGAAGAGTAATATTGCAGAGCTGAACAGTAAAATTGAGGAGGAGAATAGAAGGCTAGAAAGTGAAAAGGTTCTGATTGCCATAGATGATAACAAGTTAGAGGTTCACCAATGGAGAGGCAGTAAAGCTACTGATTTACTCAAAGCCGAGGAAGACAAATCAAAGCTACAACTTCAAATGAAGCAGGTTCGCCAGAAACTCGGGCTCTTAAGGGAGGAATATGAAGATCTTGGCAGAAAGTTTGAGAAAGTGGATTACCAGACACAACTTGTTCGGAAGGAGATACACAAAGGTTCAGAAAAGGTCAAAGAGGCAGAGCAGAAGCTTCAGAGTATCATCGAAGAAAAGGAGTTTATACAGCAAGCAAAGGATGAAGGGATGACTGAACTAGAAAACCTGATATTTGAGTATCAGCAATATTTCTTTGAATATCAATTGAAGGGCGAGGAGCTGATTATTTTAGATGAAGAATTGCAGATCGATCTGGAAATATTGGAAAAGTTGCAGACGGCAAGAAGTACAGCTATCAAGATGAATGCTCAGTTGCTGGATGAAATGGGTCACTCTGGCTCTTTATCCGACAATATTGTGAAAGAACTTCAAAAAGTGAGGGTATTCATTAGAGAGTTGAAGTCATTATTTGGTGATGACTGCTCACTCAACTGA